The Coffea arabica cultivar ET-39 chromosome 1e, Coffea Arabica ET-39 HiFi, whole genome shotgun sequence genome has a window encoding:
- the LOC113718232 gene encoding uncharacterized protein isoform X1, giving the protein MANPPNVELEAAKFLHKLIQDSTDEPTKLATKLYVILQHMKSSGKENSMPYQVISRAMETVIKQNGLDIEALMSSRLPLAAGPQAGESGSSHVAGSSQRTGVIKDPKSSLTANEMSKTDSYSSGVSLVGPTAAGHDIYQGSANMMGGAGKVRGLTPGATASYQPVEAGMSVPMQFASSSFANQGFAAKMNKDGMEAFAAAPSMDLYAGKNIAGKIMEHEGTSLPIPNKLNQGAIPSNVPETSMIPSSALRDTGKSPVAQAPVSGLPFKEHHLKQLRAQCLVFLAFRNGLMPKKLHLEIALGNFFPKEEGARKEMIDHKGKELSVNEPTTGVLDNTRGALSTGPQAGGNFLKDADNNASMKEDKSGYHAMPSEHAEDSRQHSALRRRLEAEMPKQETSESQASSLRGIQSDSNSRSIPVSIHEDDSGNNHQQIVISHHAPLVTGRSKTMKHDVSFWNGNGCQMEASGLTHASQQQRKENFANQCQNAAESNGLGHRDTDSDLPSVPLREQWKPISGMDGQNNILMPVKDSDIVLRNVLPAQETDTEEEDAPANADRPPSPKYTTSEKWILDRQKRKLLNEKMWALKQQKTEQKKIAVCSAKLKESVSSSEDIFAKTKSVIELKKLQLLELQRRLRSDILNDFFKPIAPEMDRLKSIKKHRIGRRSKQLERYEQKMKEERQKRIRERQKEFFSEVEVHRERLEDVFKMKRERWKGFNKYVREFHKRKERIHREKIDRIQREKINLLKINDVEGYLRMVQDAKSDRVKQLLKETEKYLQKLGTKLQEAKSIDVDESRTATTVEKNEISVENEDETDQAKHYLESNEKYYMIAHSVKENVLEQPTILVGGKLREYQMNGLRWLVSLYNNQLNGILADEMGLGKTVQVISLMCYLMETKYDRGPFLVVVPSSVLPGWESEISFWAPGIHKIVYSGPPEERRRLFKEQIVHQKFNVLLTTYEYLMNKHDKPKLSKIQWRYIIIDEGHRIKNASCKLNADLKHYRSNHRLLLTGTPLQNNLEELWALLNFLLPNIFNSSEDFSQWFNKPFESNGDNSPDEALLSEEENLLIINRLHQVLRPFVLRRLKHKVENQLPEKIERLIRCEASAYQKLLMKRVEENLGAIGTSKARSVHNSVMELRNICNHPYLSQLHVEEVHDWIPKHYLPTFIRLCGKLEMLDRLLPKLKATDHRVLLFSTMTRLLDVMEDYLCWKQYKYLRLDGHTSGGDRGALIEQFNQPGSPFFIFLLSIRAGGVGVNLQAADTVIIFDTDWNPQVDLQAQARAHRIGQKRDVLVLRLETVQTVEEQVRASAEHKLGVANQSITAGFFDNNTSAEDRREYLESLLRECKKEEASPVLGDDALNDLIARSESEIDIFESVDKKRREEEMGAWRKLVIESGAEDRECLPPLPSRLLTDDDLKLFYEAMKISEAPPQVVASNSGMKRKSDYLGGLDTRQYGRGKRAREVRSYEEQWTEEEFEKMCQADSPGSPQVKEEIIEKKLSAVISDCVMLTGETQAQMPQQPLNPIVQPAAEPSKEVTPPSKRGRGRPRRTPTTTELLPSPGALLASSGVQPMNAMPKTENVSCSQVVSLSEGLQDLAPENSFTVTVQQIVVGSDPGVQSVSLPPVTPAVPPTTLPCPSTPVQGRGRGRKAQSAGEAPRRRGKRLNTVVVPSPTLTAISKPEFETLVEGASSSLRACNPDPASQPSNAVHNTEKRTLVSHVPLLSSSAMSKSDLGSQEVSVLNSTMPVSDAFPCSLVMAAPNSSSIPTDAFPSSLVTAGVTQQDPLARTALAVNPVPAPPFPSVISGSQSTALAHPAPARGRGRGCKAQSGAEAPRRRGKRQNLQTPVSFEVSIDQDPRSVEPPEKKSRVSVGRRPTTRNKQEHDGLKQANVSVPSQSITDSVIGKFDTRPENGAQKPTDITQLDASKNFVDSVGPLVDNKQDNGVLKPVNIVQTVASQGSAEPSSDEMNKDHENQTQDKTNSILSNASQNMKYLPMGQVCDGKPESEVRLINSGNSDASRVFTDPPTIKEGKDETESEGRRLKDIQLDLSTGFGDSSVASISQYKQGNTAEKEMNIILSDPCQSREDGTPAQASEAEDNRTDKSACDVEADASQFIADPSRGHRQESEAEGQANTGQMVASQSFLDPAGVQVNTSVQKNDAPIVDNVVELDSSQNIAYSPAVEVQDNQGTEAQKDIDIQLETAAILSGSVPIIESADDRCCCEHRKEVEDEMEEENRTDTSACDVESHASQFIADPSRGRGQEREAEGQTNTGQTDACQSVLDPAVVQVNASLQKNDSPIVDNVVESDSPRNIADPLDVEFQDNQGTEAQKDTDIQSDTTAILSGSVPIIESAGDRCRSERGKEVGYEMEEVESSFLDLHPTISASVTPVSGLLHRSVDQAKTEEQVAKDSFPDPGCVSAPPTKENAARDKNVALKKSDDFCAELETKKEEIKEAGVNDFLALKPEVDAKILLQENSHSLVVVEPIVVASSSSVCNPENQSGKERAKSKFLDDSVVSDPGLTENTIYSDKGADNPLLLMSSDSDLLTLNDQRCDGKTCATVPTFASMGSSGAVVMFENPSGKLSDGEVEQKGSVDRSQTSDLLEEGTTAPDSEILEDISEIHSKKTFPEENKKQDNLLSQDSVSVLFSAENVASVLDNAQNKSQDICQNVDGNDPESKGSGLDEVVLFKHELTRAGEIKQKDSAFDGPQTSDLLNEAIAASDSGALTEISHCDKIATDQYEKQDTVPCQDSISVVSSIENVVSVVDQAPENSQDTCQKEDGNDLKRKATGLVEVSVLKNELTMTLETSSQTLRASEVAPVLDTTVKETRNQATEEDANGRGSKDSSVMESVVPKPEVSEVEACPGKADAEGLQSRGCFVESANAPVSMYGIANNQSLVQNTSSTRSSLEIEEVVADLPNEECVKQADDQFQVGQVGTTITEAFVPAPDSGDFVSKSSSMIVTELREDFEVKKSSITCDGTTEEKSDFQASEDYATEVLETRNMEVEPDASLAFETFKGIEERVVSNAEINVTSHSPNEGKSENLVDSKIIEEKPVKDIDREVTEFTVQTSNLKDDLPEMAEVDCDSRTDDSGKHESQDSILEKDSATTAMVSGAQTLEEMTSSTCLVLETNRLNGNNEQSENEADLQHFEEIIPINISKEVSVSCMKSVNLIDALPEMAVGEDDSKRADSEILAATDHILENVSVSTLEATRVQNLEETTPSTILVLETEGLVVQPPKKNCDEQSDKDIEMVEDGSVPDLSASSIAAAECCEIDTKSATNLLENMVDSIQSAEEEASLPLEIASQDVTPAEVAEKSEIGSGRNFVAEAHGSENAEMDDTLVAAAEASEPKPYVNLGTTESKDASTNMENMAGFRQNIEEEAPQAPPSMEIASEDVTPAETLADKSEVGSGRDDDDEVKGSKRAELVKVVVTDAEASEPQPCMDAGAPENKDGSANLLENRVNSRQSSEDEASSSLEIASQDATPAEFLAEKSEIGSGGDFVAGVQGSGRTQLDKTVVADAETSETQPHTYGEASESEDSSASLLDKIVDSRQSIGEEASLSSVMASQDVTPAEVFVENSENGCGRESVAAVQGTSRAELDKTVVAYTEASGPQPCTNQGASESKDGLQQLVEEYSDMASDM; this is encoded by the exons ATGGCGAATCCACCTAATGTGGAGCTGGAAGCGGCAAAATTCTTGCATAAACTTATTCAAGACTCTACAGATGAGCCAACAAAGCTGGCAACAAAGCTTTATGTG ATTTTGCAACACATGAAATCTAGTGGGAAGGAGAATTCAATGCCCTACCAAGTAATATCTAG GGCCATGGAGACTGTGATTAAGCAAAATGGCCTTGACATTGAAGCTTTAATGTCATCAAGGCTCCCTCTCGCTGCTGGACCACAAGCAGGAGAATCTGGATCATCCCATGTTGCAG GTTCTTCACAGAGGACGGGGGTTATAAAGGACCCCAAGTCAAGCTTGACTGCAAATGAGATGTCTAAAACTGATTCCTATAGCTCAGGCGTGTCGCTTGTTGGTCCAACTGCTGCTGGGCATGATATATATCAAGGATCAGCCAATATGATGG GTGGAGCTGGCAAGGTACGTGGACTGACACCTGGTGCTACTGCTTCATATCAGCCAGTAGAAGCAGGGATGTCAGTACCTATGCAGTTTGCAAGTTCTTCATTTGCTAATCAGGGTTTTGCTGCAAAGATGAATAAGGATGGAATGGAAGCTTTTGCAGCTGCACCATCAATGGATCTTTATGCAGGCAAGAACATTGCTGGAAAGATAATGGAACATGAAGGAACCAGTCTACCTATTCCTAATAAGTTAAATcag GGGGCAATTCCAAGTAACGTTCCAGAAACAAGTATGATACCAAGTTCAGCTTTAAGAGATACTGGAAAATCTCCTGTTGCTCAGGCTCCTGTTTCTGGCTTGCCTTTTAAGGAACATCATCTGAAACAGCTTAGAGCTCAATGCCTTGTGTTTTTAGCTTTCAG AAATGGTTTGATGCCGAAGAAACTTCATCTTGAAATTGCTCTTGGAAACTTCTTCCCTAAAGAAG AAGGAGCTCGCAAAGAAATGATTGATCATAAAGGGAAAGAGCTGTCTGTTAATGAACCGACAACTGgagtgcttgataacacaaggGGTGCACTTTCTACAGGGCCTCAAGCAGgaggaaattttttaaaagatgCCGATAATAATGCAAGCATGAAGGAAGATAAAAGTGGTTACCATGCCATGCCATCTGAACATGCTGAAGATAGCAGACAGCATTCAGCTTTAAGAAGGAGATTGGAGGCTGAAATGCCAAAGCAAGAAACATCAGAATCACAGGCATCTTCACTCAGAGGTATACAATCTGATTCTAATTCAAGGAGTATACCTGTTAGTATTCATGAGGATGATTCAGGGAACAATCATCAACAAATTGTAATTTCACACCATGCTCCCTTAGTCACGGGGAGAAGTAAGACAATGAAGCATGATGTAAGTTTTTGGAATGGAAATGGATGCCAAATGGAGGCTTCAGGTCTGACACATGCATCACAACAACAAAGAAAAGAGAATTTTGCTAATCAATGTCAGAATGCCGCTGAAAGCAATGGTCTAGGACATCGAGATACCGATAGTGACTTGCCTAGTGTACCATTAAGGGAACAGTGGAAACCTATTTCAGGAATGGATGGCCAAAATAACATACTAATGCCGGTGAAGGATTCTGATATAGTACTAAGAAATGTTTTGCCAG CACAAGAAACTGATacagaagaggaagatgctccTGCAAATGCTGATAGGCCTCCATCTCCAAAGTATACAACATCAGAAAAATGGATATTGGATCGACAGAAAAGGAAACTTCTCAATGAGAAAATGTGGGCATTGAAACAGCAGAAAACAGAGCAGAAAAAGATTGCTGTTTGTTCTGCCAAGCTAAAG GAAAGTGTGAGTTCATCTGAAGATATTTTTGCTAAAACAAAAAGTGTGATTGAATTGAAGAAGCTTCAGTTATTGGAATTGCAACGTCGTCTTCGGAG TGACATTTTGAATGACTTTTTCAAACCAATAGCACCTGAAATGGACCGTCTCAAGTCGATCAAAAAACATAGAATTGGAAGGAGATCAAAACAACTTGAGAGGTATGAACAGAAAATGAAGGAAGAGCGACAAAAGAGAATTCGTGAGAGGCAGAAGGAATTCTTCAGCGAAGTAGAGGTTCATAG GGAAAGACTGGAAGATGTATTCAAAATGAAAAGAGAACGCTGGAAAGGTTTCAATAAGTATGTGAGGGAATTCCATAAGAGGAAGGAACGCATACATCGAGAGAAGATTGATAGGATCCAGCGTGAGAAGattaatttattaaaaatcaatGACGTTGAGGGGTATCTTCGGATGGTCCAG GATGCCAAATCAGATCGTGTAAAACAACTACTTAAAGAGACTGAAAAATATCTTCAAAAGCTTGGAACCAAACTGCAGGAAGCAAAGTCAATCGATGTAGATGAGAGCAGAACAGCTACTACTGTGGAGAAAAATGAGATTTCAGTTGAGAATGAAGATGAAACAGACCAAGCAAAG CATTACTTGGAAAGCAATGAGAAATACTATATGATTGCTCACAG TGTAAAAGAGAATGTATTGGAGCAGCCAACCATTCTTGTGGGTGGGAAATTAAGAGA aTACCAAATGAATGGGCTTAGGTGGCTGGTTTCACTTTACAACAACCAATTGAATGGTATTCTTGCTGACGAAATGGGCCTTGGTAAAACTGTTCAG GTTATTTCTCTTATGTGTTACCTCATGGAGACTAAATATGATAGAGGACCGTTTTTAGTAGTTGTGCCTTCTTCTGTGCTACCTGGGTGGGAGTCAGAAATTAGCTTCTGGGCACCAGGCATCCACAAAATTGTGTATTCTGGACCACCAGAGGAGCGGCGTAGGCTATTTAA GGAACAAATTGTTCATCAGAAATTTAATGTTCTATTGACGACATATGAGTATTTGATGAACAAGCATGACAAGCCAAAACtgagcaaaatacaatggcgtTATATCATCATCGATGAAGGGCATCGTATAAAGAATGCTTCCTGCAAGTTGAATGCGGACTTGAAGCACTACAGAAGTAATCATAGATTGCTGTTGACTGGAACTCCGCTGCAG AACAATCTTGAGGAGCTTTGGGCACTGCTCAACTTCTTGCTGCCAAATATTTTTAATTCTTCAGAGGACTTCTCCCAGTGGTTTAACAAACCTTTTGAGAGTAATGGCGACAATTCTCCTGATGAG GCTTTACTATCCGAGGAAGAGAATCTTTTGATCATAAATCGCCTTCATCAAGTTTTACGTCCATTTGTCCTTCGGCGATTGAAGCACAAG GTTGAAAATCAGTTGCCTGAGAAGATTGAGAGATTGATTAGGTGTGAAGCATCTGCCTATCAGAAACTTTTAATGAAGAGGGTAGAAGAGAATCTTGGTGCAATTGGAACATCAAAG GCCCGATCGGTGCATAACTCTGTGATGGAGCTCCGGAACATCTGCAATCACCCCTACCTTAGTCAACTTCATGTAGAAGAG GTTCATGACTGGATACCGAAGCATTATCTGCCAACCTTTATAAGACTTTGTGGGAAGCTTGAGATGCTAGATCGCTTATTGCCCAAACTAAAGGCAACTGATCATCGG GTTCTTCTTTTCTCAACAATGACTAGGCTGCTTGATGTCATGGAGGACTATCTTTGCTGGAAGCAATATAAGTATCTACGCTTAGACGGACACACATCTGGAGGTGATCGAGGAGCGCTGATTGAGCAGTTCAATCAACCTGGTTctccattttttatatttttacttAG TATTCGAGCTGGAGGTGTTGGGGTTAATCTCCAAGCTGCTGATACTGTGATAATTTTTGACACAGATTGGAATCCTCAG GTTGATCTGCAAGCACAGGCAAGAGCTCATAGGATTGGACAAAAGAGAGATGTTCTTGTTCTTCGACTTGAAACG GTTCAAACTGTAGAGGAACAAGTAAGAGCTTCAGCAGAACACAAACTAGGAGTTGCAAATCAGAGCATCACTGCCGGCTTTTTTGATAATAATACCAG TGCAGAAGATAGAAGAGAATACTTGGAGTCCCTTCTGCGGGagtgcaagaaggaagaagctTCACCTGTTTTGGGTGATGATGCTTTGAATGATCTTATAGCCCGCAG TGAATCAGAAATTGATATATTTGAATCGGTCGACAAAAAAAGGCGAGAAGAAGAGATG GGGGCATGGAGGAAGCTGGTCATAGAGAGTGGGGCTGAAGATCGTGAGTGCTTACCTCCCTTGCCTTCTCGACTTCTCACTGATGACGACCTCAAATTATTCTATGAAGCAATGAAGATATCTGAAGCACCACCACAAGTGGTGGCTTCTAATAGTGGAATGAAAAGGAAGAGTGATTACCTTGGGGGCCTTGATACTCGCCAGTATGGAAGAGGAAAACGAGCGAGAGAG GTACGATCCTATGAAGAGCAATGGACTGAGGAAGAATTTGAAAAAATGTGCCAAGCTGATTCACCAGGATCCCCTCAAGTGAAGGAGGAGATCATAGAAAAGAAATTGTCAGCCGTTATTAGTGACTGTGTCATGTTGACTGGTGAAACACAGGCACAGATGCCACAGCAACCACTGAACCCTATTGTTCAGCCAGCGGCAGAACCAAGCAAAGAGGTAACTCCACCATCTAAACGCGGACGTGGTAGGCCAAGAAGAACACCAACTACTACGGAATTATTGCCCTCTCCAGGGGCTCTTCTAGCATCTTCTGGAGTACAACCAATGAATGCTATGCCCAAGACGGAAAATGTCTCCTGCTCTCAGGTGGTTTCTCTTTCTGAAGGTTTGCaagatttggctcctgagaacaGCTTCACTGTGACTGTCCAGCAAATTGTCGTGGGAAGTGATCCTGGAGTGCAGTCAGTTTCTCTACCTCCTGTTACTCCTGCAGTTCCGCCTACTACTCTTCCGTGCCCTTCCACACCTGTACAAGGAAGGGGCCGAGGTCGTAAGGCACAATCTGCTGGAGAAGCCCCAAGACGTAGAGGTAAGAGACTGAATACTGTAGTTGTTCCTTCTCCAACACTGACAGCAATAAGCAAGCCTGAGTTTGAGACCCTGGTAGAAGGAGCTTCAAGCTCTTTGAGAGCCTGTAATCCTGATCCTGCATCTCAACCTTCAAATGCGGTACACAATACTGAAAAACGGACTCTGGTTTCACATGTTCCTCTTCTGTCATCTTCTGCGATGAGCAAATCAGACTTGGGATCTCAAGAAGTGTCTGTTTTGAACTCAACAATGCCAGTTTCTGATGCTTTTCCCTGCTCTTTGGTTATGGCTGCTCCAAATTCCTCAAGTATACCTACTGATGCTTTTCCTAGTTCTTTGGTCACTGCTGGTGTTACTCAACAAGATCCCCTTGCAAGGACTGCTCTTGCTGTTAATCCAGTCCCAGCTCCTCCTTTTCCTTCTGTTATTTCTGGTTCACAGTCTACTGCCCTTGCCCATCCTGCACCAGCGCGAGGCAGAGGACGAGGCTGCAAGGCTCAAAGTGGAGCAGAGGCACCTAGACGCAGAGGAAAGAGACAGAATCTTCAAACACCTGTTTCTTTTGAAGTATCAATTGATCAGGATCCAAGATCAGTTGAACCTCCTGAAAAAAAATCCAGGGTGTCTGTTGGGAGGAGGCCCACCACGAGAAATAAGCAGGAGCATGATGGTTTGAAACAGGCAAATGTCTCGGTTCCTTCCCAAAGTATTACTGATTCTGTGATTGGAAAATTTGATACTAGGCCAGAAAATGGGGCTCAAAAACCAACGGACATTACCCAGTTAGATGCATCTAAAAACTTTGTGGATTCTGTTGGACCCCTTGTTGATAATAAGCAGGATAATGGAGTTTTGAAACCAGTTAATATTGTTCAAACAGTTGCATCTCAAGGCAGTGCAGAACCTTCTTCCGATGAAATGAATAAAGATCATGAGAATCAAACTCAAGATAAAACCAATTCTATACTGTCAAATGCATCTCAAAACATGAAGTATCTTCCTATGGGTCAAGTTTGTGATGGTAAACCAGAAAGTGAAGTGAGACTAATAAACAGCGGCAACTCTGATGCATCCAGGGTATTTACTGATCCTCCCACGAttaaagaaggtaaagatgagaCAGAAAGTGAAGGTAGGAGACTTAAAGATATCCAATTGGATTTATCTACTGGATTTGGGGATTCTTCAGTCGCAAGCATAAGCCAGTATAAACAGGGGAATACAGCTGAGAAAGAGATGAACATTATACTGTCTGATCCATGTCAGAGCAGAGAAGATGGTACCCCAGCCCAAGCTAGTGAGGCGGAGGATAACAGAACCGATAAATCAGCTTGTGATGTTGAGGCTGATGCATCTCAGTTCATTGCAGATCCTTCCAGGGGACACAGGCAGGAGAGTGAAGCCGAGGGGCAAGCAAATACCGGTCAAATGGTTGCATCTCAAAGTTTTTTAGATCCTGCTGGAGTACAAGTTAATACTAGTGTGCAAAAGAATGATGCTCCCATAGTGGATAATGTTGTGGAATTGGATTCATCTCAAAATATTGCATATTCCCCAGCTGTTGAGGTCCAGGATAATCAGGGAACAGAAGCTCAGAAGGACATTGATATTCAATTGGAAACTGCTGCTATACTTTCTGGATCAGTTCCCATAATTGAGAGTGCAGATGATAGGTGTTGCTGTGAACATAGGAAGGAAGTTGAGGATGAGATGGAAGAGGAGAACAGAACTGATACATCAGCTTGTGATGTTGAGTCTCATGCATCTCAGTTCATTGCAGATCCTTCCAGGGGACGGGGGCAGGAGAGAGAAGCTGAGGGGCAAACAAATACTGGTCAAACGGATGCATGTCAAAGTGTCTTAGATCCTGCTGTTGTACAAGTTAATGCAAGTTTGCAAAAGAATGATTCTCCCATAGTGGATAATGTTGTGGAATCAGATTCACCTCGAAACATTGCAGATCCCTTAGATGTTGAGTTCCAGGATAATCAGGGAACTGAAGCTCAGAAAGACACTGATATTCAGTCAGATACTACTGCTATACTTTCTGGGTCAGTTCCCATAATTGAGAGTGCAGGTGATAGATGTCGCAGTGAACGTGGGAAGGAAGTTGGGTATGAGATGGAAGAGGTGGAGAGCTCCTTTTTGGATCTACATCCAACTATTTCAGCTTCAGTCACCCCAGTTTCTGGTCTGTTGCACAGATCTGTTGATCAAGCTAAAACTGAGGAACAGGTTGCAAAAGATTCTTTTCCAGATCCAGGCTGTGTGTCAGCTCCGCCAACAAAGGAAAATGCAGCTCGAGATAAAAACGTTGCTTTGAAAAAGTCTGATGATTTCTGTGCAGaacttgaaactaaaaaagaagaaatcaagGAGGCAGGTGTAAATGATTTTCTTGCCTTAAAGCCTGAGGTGGATGCGAAAATTCtcttgcaagaaaattcacattctTTGGTGGTGGTTGAACCGATTGTTGTAGCCTCAAGCTCTAGTGTGTGCAATCCTGAAAATCAATCAGGTAAGGAGCGTGCAAAAAGTAAGTTTCTGGATGATTCCGTTGTTTCAGACCCTGGATTGACTGAGAATACAATTTACTCTGACAAAGGTGCAGACAACCCACTTTTGCTGATGTCAAGTGATTCAGACCTTTTGACACTGAATGATCAAAGGTGTGATGGTAAGACTTGTGCAACTGTACCAACTTTTGCATCGATGGGTTCAAGTGGTGCAGTTGTTATGTTTGAAAATCCAAGTGGAAAGCTTAGTGATGGAGAAGTTGAGCAAAAGGGCTCTGTTGACAGATCTCAAACCTCAGATTTATTGGAAGAGGGAACAACTGCTCCTGATTCTGAGATTTTGGAGGATATATCTGAGATTCATTCTAAGAAAACATTCCCCGAAGAGAACAAGAAGCAAGACAATCTTCTGAGTCAGGATTCTGTTTCAGTTTTATTTTCTGCTGAGAATGTGGCTTCTGTACTGGATAATGCTCAAAATAAGTCACAGGATATATGTCAAAATGTAGATGGAAATGATCCAGAGAGCAAAGGTTCTGGTTTGGATGAGGTCGTCTTGTTCAAGCATGAGTTGACTCGTGCTGGGGAAATCAAGCAAAAGGATTCTGCTTTTGATGGACCCCAAACCTCAGATTTGTTGAACGAGGCAATAGCTGCTTCTGATTCTGGGGCTTTGACAGAGATATCTCATTGTGATAAAATTGCCACAGATCAGTATGAGAAGCAAGACACTGTTCCGTGTCAGGATTCGATTTCAGTTGTATCTTCTATTGAGAATGTGGTTTCTGTTGTGGATCAAGCTCCAGAAAACTCACAGGACACATGTCAAAAGGAAGATGGAAATGACCTTAAGAGGAAAGCTACTGGTTTGGTTGAGGTTTCTGTATTAAAGAATGAGTTGACCATGACACTGGAAACTTCATCTCAAACTCTGAGAGCTTCAGAAGTGGCTCCGGTATTAGATACTACTGTAAAAGAAACTAGGAATCAGGCCACAGAAGAGGATGCTAATGGACGGGGGAGTAAAGATTCTTCTGTAATGGAGTCTGTTGTTCCTAAGCCTGAAGTGTCAGAGGTTGAAGCTTGTCCTGGGAAAGCAGATGCTGAAGGGCTTCAAAGCAGAGGCTGTTTTGTGGAGAGTGCCAATGCTCCTGTTTCAATGTATGGCATAGCAAATAACCAATCTTTGGTTCAAAATACATCCTCCACCCGTTCATCTCTTGAAATTGAAGAAGTGGTAGCTGATCTTCCAAATGAAGAATGTGTGAAACAGGCTGATGATCAATTTCAGGTGGGACAGGTTGGAACAACTATAACTGAGGCTTTTGTTCCAGCACCTGATAGCGGTGATTTTGTTAGTAAATCATCATCAATGATTGTTACTGAGCTAAGAGAGGATTTTGAGGTGAAAAAATCTTCAATTACTTGTGATGGAACAACTGAAGAGAAGTCTGATTTTCAAGCTAGTGAAGATTATGCAACTGAAGTGCTAGAGACCAGGAATATGGAGGTTGAACCAGATGCAAGCCTTGCATTTGAGACCTTTAAGGGCATAGAAGAGAGGGTTGTTTCAAATGCTGAAATAAATGTCACCAGTCATAGTCCCAATGAaggaaaatctgaaaatttggTTGACTCCAAAATTATCGAAGAAAAGCCTGTGAAGGATATTGATAGAGAAGTTACTGAATTTACCGTGCAGACTAGCAACTTGAAGGATGATCTGCCTGAGATGGCTGAGGTTGATTGTGATTCTAGAACAGATGATTCAGGAAAACATGAAAGCCAAGACAGCATACTAGAAAAGGACTCTGCTACAACTGCTATGGTAAGTGGTGCTCAAACTTTGGAGGAAATGACATCCTCAACTTGTTTAGTGCTCGAGACAAACAGACTTAATGGTAATAATGAGCAATCTGAAAATGAGGCAGACTTGCAACATTTTGAAGAAATCATTCCAATTAATATTAGTAAAGAGGTCAGTGTATCCTGTATGAAGAGTGTTAATTTGATTGATGCTCTACCAGAGATGGCTGTGGGTGAAGATGATTCTAAACGAGCTGATTCTGAGATACTTGCAGCCACTGACCACATTCTAGAAAATGTTTCTGTTTCAACACTTGAGGCAACTAGAGTGCAAAATTTGGAGGAAACAACACCATCAACCATTTTAGTGCTTGAGACAGAAGGTTTAGTTGTTCAGCCTCCGAAAAAGAACTGCGACGAGCAATCTGACAAAGATATCGAAATGGTAGAAGATGGAAGTGTCCCTGATTTAAGCGCATCTTCCATTGCAGCAGCCGAGTGTTGTGAAATTGATACCAAGTCTGCCACTAATTTGCTGGAGAATATGGTTGATTCCATACAGAGTGCTGAGGAAGAAGCATCTCTGCCCTTGGAAATAGCTAGTCAAGATGTCACACCTGCTGAAGTGGCTGAGAAGTCCGAGATTGGATCTGGTAGAAATTTTGTAGCTGAAGCACATGGGAGCGAAAATGCTGAAATGGATGACACTCTGGTTGCTGCTGCTGAAGCTAGTGAACCTAAACCTTATGTGAACTTAGGGACAACTGAAAGTAAAGATGCTTCTACTAATATGGAGAACATGGCTGGTTTCAGACAGAACATTGAGGAAGAAGCACCTCAGGCACCTCCATCCATGGAAATAGCTAGTGAAGATGTTACACCTGCTGAAACTCTTGCAGACAAGTCTGAGGTAGGATCTGGAagagatgatgatgatgaagtaAAAGGCAGCAAAAGGGCTGAACTGGTCAAAGTAGTAGTTACAGATGCTGAAGCTAGTGAACCTCAACCTTGTATGGATGCTGGAGCACCTGAAAATAAAGATGGTTCTGCTAATTTGTTGGAGAACAGGGTTAATTCCAGACAGAGCAGTGAGGACGAGGCATCCTCATCGTTGGAAATAGCTAGTCAGGATGCTACGCCTGCTGAATTTCTTGCGGAGAAGTCTGAGATCGGATCTGGAGGAGATTTTGTAGCTGGAGTACAAGGAAGTGGAAGGACTCAACTGGACAAAACTGTTGTTGCAGATGCTGAAACTAGTGAAACTCAACCTCACACTTATGGGGAAGCCTCTGAAAGTGAAGATAGTTCTGCTAGTTTGTTGGACAAAATAGTTGATTCCAGACAGAGCATCGGGGAAGAAGCTTCTTTGTCCTCAGTAATGGCTAGCCAAGATGTTACACCTGCTGAAGTTTTTGTGGAGAATTCTGAGAATGGATGTGGTAGAGAATCTGTAGCTGCTGTACAAGGGACCAGTAGAGCTGAACTGGACAAAACTGTTGTCGCATATACTGAAGCTAGTGGACCTCAACCTTGTACAAATCAGGGAGCATCTGAAAGTAAAGATGGTTTACAACAGCTTGTTGAAGAGTACTCGGACATGGCTAGTGATATGTAG